A region of Flavobacterium album DNA encodes the following proteins:
- a CDS encoding dicarboxylate/amino acid:cation symporter produces MKSNTKLFIAILAGLVLGIGLGYFVYKGYTKDEAKEFAVSIKLLGTIFIRMVQMIIAPLVFSTLVVGIAKMGDMKLVGRVGGKAMGWFISASLVSLLLGMVLVNWLQPGRNTDVTMESVASADELVKNVDSFSLEKFVTHVVPKSIVEAMATNEILQIVIFSIMFGIALAAIGELGKPVIKVLDIISHAILKMVGYIMWVAPFGVFGAVAGAVAVYGFDIWELYANYLASFALGILLLWVLLLAVGYLILGNRLWTLLKRLASPLLIAFSTTSSEAVFPKLTEELERFGCDPKIVSFTLPLGYSFNLDGSMMYMTFASLFIAQVYGIDMSIEKQLVMLLVLMLTSKGVAGVPRASLIVVVATCAMFGIPPEGIALILPIDHFCDMARSMTNVLGNALATSAVDKWEAKNTINHQT; encoded by the coding sequence ATGAAAAGCAATACTAAACTGTTCATAGCCATACTGGCCGGCCTCGTACTCGGGATCGGTCTCGGCTATTTTGTGTACAAGGGCTATACTAAAGATGAAGCAAAGGAATTTGCTGTAAGCATCAAGCTTCTGGGTACTATTTTCATCCGTATGGTGCAGATGATCATTGCGCCCCTGGTGTTCTCTACCCTTGTAGTGGGCATTGCCAAAATGGGCGACATGAAGCTTGTAGGACGCGTAGGCGGCAAAGCAATGGGTTGGTTCATCTCAGCTTCGCTGGTGTCGCTGCTGCTGGGAATGGTTTTAGTCAACTGGCTGCAGCCGGGCAGGAATACCGATGTCACTATGGAATCGGTTGCATCGGCAGACGAGCTTGTGAAGAATGTTGATTCGTTTTCCCTTGAAAAATTTGTAACCCACGTCGTGCCTAAAAGCATCGTGGAGGCCATGGCCACAAATGAGATATTACAAATTGTAATTTTTTCTATAATGTTCGGTATTGCTTTAGCCGCTATTGGCGAATTAGGCAAGCCGGTCATAAAAGTGCTCGATATTATTTCGCATGCCATTTTGAAGATGGTGGGCTACATCATGTGGGTAGCGCCATTTGGCGTATTTGGCGCGGTTGCCGGTGCGGTTGCCGTTTACGGCTTCGACATCTGGGAACTATATGCCAACTACCTTGCATCCTTTGCATTAGGCATCTTATTATTATGGGTATTGCTGCTTGCCGTAGGCTACCTGATTTTGGGCAACAGGCTCTGGACACTGCTTAAAAGGCTTGCGAGCCCTTTGCTCATCGCTTTTTCAACCACGAGCAGCGAGGCCGTTTTCCCGAAACTTACCGAAGAGCTGGAGCGTTTTGGTTGCGACCCTAAAATCGTTTCGTTTACCTTACCGTTGGGCTATTCGTTCAACCTTGACGGCAGCATGATGTACATGACTTTTGCCAGCCTTTTCATCGCGCAGGTATACGGTATCGATATGTCTATCGAAAAACAATTGGTAATGCTGCTGGTGCTTATGCTTACCAGCAAAGGCGTTGCCGGGGTGCCGAGGGCTTCGCTTATAGTAGTGGTCGCCACGTGTGCCATGTTTGGCATACCGCCGGAAGGGATAGCCCTGATATTGCCTATCGACCATTTTTGCGATATGGCACGCAGCATGACCAATGTACTTGGCAATGCGCTTGCTACCAGCGCTGTGGATAAATGGGAAGCTAAAAATACAATCAATCATCAAACATAA
- a CDS encoding DedA family protein, with amino-acid sequence MDSFHWTQLLNPEFYINLEIGGVAVGIYVVLFIVFAETGLFAGFFLPGDSLLFLAGIYSNELMATVMPMDSDFLNVTVLSVFVALAGIVGNTFGYWFGAKSGTYLYKKEDSFWFKKKYLIQSHDFFEKHGGRAIIFARFLPVIRTFAPIIAGVVGMEKKKFMLFNIISSVLWSFTLIFAGHYLQELFLGWGIDLKSHIEIIIIGIVLVTTVPVIVNAIKGNKVTEEEAAEKIADKE; translated from the coding sequence ATGGACAGTTTTCACTGGACACAATTATTAAATCCTGAATTTTATATCAACCTCGAAATAGGCGGGGTAGCCGTAGGCATCTACGTAGTGCTTTTTATCGTTTTTGCCGAGACAGGGCTTTTCGCCGGATTTTTCCTGCCGGGAGACAGCCTGTTGTTCCTTGCCGGAATTTACAGCAATGAGCTCATGGCAACCGTGATGCCTATGGACAGCGATTTCCTAAACGTAACAGTACTATCTGTATTTGTTGCTTTAGCAGGGATTGTGGGTAACACCTTCGGGTACTGGTTCGGAGCCAAAAGCGGGACCTATCTTTATAAGAAAGAAGACTCTTTCTGGTTCAAAAAGAAATACCTCATCCAATCGCATGACTTTTTTGAAAAGCACGGCGGAAGGGCCATCATTTTTGCACGTTTCCTTCCTGTGATACGGACTTTTGCACCTATCATAGCCGGTGTAGTGGGGATGGAGAAGAAAAAATTCATGCTTTTCAATATCATAAGCTCTGTGCTTTGGTCGTTTACGCTCATATTTGCCGGGCACTACCTCCAGGAGTTGTTCCTTGGCTGGGGCATTGACCTTAAATCGCATATTGAGATCATCATCATCGGCATCGTGCTTGTGACTACCGTTCCGGTAATCGTGAACGCTATTAAAGGCAATAAAGTTACCGAGGAGGAAGCTGCTGAGAAAATAGCCGACAAAGAATAA
- a CDS encoding NAD(P)/FAD-dependent oxidoreductase has protein sequence MNLSYWEIQHWFTDIDYTIVGSGIVGLHTALRLRERFPESKILVLEKGPLPQGASTKNAGFACFGSLSEIISDLNNHTEEEVISLIQKRWQGLQLLRKRLGDAAIDFKPYGGYELFLKDDTAGYEECLRKMPFVNEVLRPLFKADVFAKEVDRFDFKGIQEYLVFNPFEGQIDTGLMMQALLKEAAAQNILILNNQTVTAYHEKQDGVTVSLGDFSFTTKKLIFTTNGFASSITNGAVTPARAQVLITEPIPNLDIRGTFHIDRGYYYFRNINNRILFGGGRNLDFEGETTTRFGQSEIIQNQLEKILREVILPGTDFTVAHRWSGIMGLGSQKNPIVQQLSDHVYCGVRLGGMGVAIGSIVGMELADLV, from the coding sequence ATGAACCTTAGCTATTGGGAAATTCAGCACTGGTTTACGGATATTGATTACACTATTGTGGGCAGCGGCATTGTGGGCCTGCATACGGCACTACGGCTACGTGAGCGCTTTCCTGAAAGCAAAATACTGGTTCTGGAAAAAGGCCCGCTACCACAGGGGGCGAGTACCAAGAATGCAGGGTTCGCCTGCTTCGGCAGCCTTTCGGAAATCATAAGCGACCTGAACAACCATACCGAAGAAGAAGTTATTTCCCTCATTCAAAAACGCTGGCAGGGATTACAGTTACTCCGCAAAAGGCTGGGCGATGCTGCCATCGACTTTAAGCCCTATGGCGGTTATGAGCTTTTCCTCAAGGATGATACTGCCGGGTATGAGGAATGTCTGCGCAAAATGCCTTTTGTAAATGAGGTATTGCGACCGCTATTTAAAGCCGATGTATTCGCCAAAGAAGTGGATCGCTTTGATTTTAAGGGAATACAGGAGTATCTTGTCTTCAATCCGTTTGAAGGGCAGATAGATACCGGCCTGATGATGCAGGCGCTTTTGAAAGAAGCTGCTGCACAAAACATACTTATACTGAATAACCAAACCGTTACCGCTTACCATGAAAAGCAGGATGGCGTAACGGTAAGCCTGGGCGATTTCAGCTTTACTACAAAGAAATTAATATTCACTACGAACGGGTTTGCGAGCAGCATTACAAATGGCGCCGTTACCCCCGCACGTGCCCAGGTGCTCATTACCGAACCGATACCCAATCTTGACATACGCGGTACCTTCCATATCGACCGCGGGTATTATTACTTCCGCAATATCAACAATCGCATCCTTTTTGGCGGCGGCCGCAACCTTGACTTTGAAGGCGAGACTACCACGCGATTCGGGCAATCTGAAATCATCCAGAACCAACTGGAAAAAATCCTTCGCGAAGTGATCCTTCCGGGTACCGACTTTACAGTTGCCCATCGCTGGAGCGGCATAATGGGACTAGGCAGCCAGAAGAACCCTATTGTACAGCAACTATCCGACCATGTGTACTGCGGCGTAAGGCTGGGTGGCATGGGTGTGGCGATAGGGAGTATTGTGGGGATGGAGTTGGCGGATTTGGTATAG
- a CDS encoding S9 family peptidase — translation MKKILLLTLSIMGLSASAQQHMTPELLWKVGRVSTLGITKDGKSIVYKVSIPNVAENKSDSKFYTIPVGGGTPVETKDYKALLKDKYVSPDGKWLLSHKEIKVEKVLGKDHYPELDKSTAQVYDGLDYRHWDTWNDGTHNHVGYAPVDKKDGFIDIMSNEPYDSPQKPFGGEEDYCWSPDGKSIIYVSKKKAGTEYAISTNTDLYQYDLATKQTKNLTPNNPGYDTNPAYSPQGDLTWLQMKRDGYEADKNDIIVRFKGNDINLTAGWDGTVDNFTWSPDGKKVYFVAAVDGTKQLFEVNFPGLTKIAITVKQLTDGYFDVNSIVDFAADKVILERADMNHATEIFSYDLKKKTWTQLSKVNDAFYAGIKLSKTEKRYVTTTDGKKMLVWVILPPDFDAKKKYPTLLYCQGGPQSALTQFYSYRWNFQVMAAQGYIVVAPNRRGMPGHGVEWNEAISKDWGGQVMDDYLSAIDDVAKEPYVDKARLGAVGASYGGYSVFYLAGIHNKRFKTFIAHDGVFNLQSMYGTTEEVFFTNWDSGGPYWDKNNAAAQKTYSKFNPIDNVAKWDTPILIYQGGTDYRVPIGQGQEAFQAAQLRGIKSRFVYFPDENHWVLKPQNALVWQGEFFKWLKETL, via the coding sequence ATGAAAAAAATTCTTCTATTAACCTTAAGCATCATGGGATTATCGGCTTCGGCACAACAGCACATGACGCCCGAACTCCTTTGGAAAGTGGGCAGGGTGAGCACACTGGGCATTACCAAAGACGGGAAAAGCATTGTTTATAAAGTTTCGATCCCTAATGTGGCGGAAAACAAATCGGATTCAAAATTCTATACCATCCCTGTGGGCGGCGGGACACCCGTTGAAACAAAAGATTACAAAGCACTGCTGAAAGACAAGTACGTTTCTCCCGATGGCAAATGGCTGCTTTCGCACAAAGAAATTAAAGTGGAAAAAGTGCTGGGCAAAGACCACTACCCGGAACTGGATAAATCGACCGCGCAGGTATACGATGGCCTTGATTACCGCCATTGGGATACCTGGAACGACGGTACGCACAACCACGTGGGCTATGCACCTGTGGATAAGAAAGACGGATTTATCGACATCATGTCCAATGAGCCGTATGATTCGCCACAAAAGCCTTTTGGCGGGGAGGAAGATTATTGCTGGTCGCCCGACGGGAAAAGCATCATTTATGTTTCCAAAAAGAAAGCCGGGACGGAATACGCAATCAGCACCAATACCGACCTCTACCAATATGACCTTGCTACCAAGCAGACCAAAAACCTTACGCCAAACAATCCGGGATATGATACCAATCCTGCCTACTCCCCTCAGGGCGACCTGACATGGCTACAGATGAAGCGCGATGGTTATGAGGCGGATAAGAATGATATCATTGTCCGGTTTAAAGGTAATGATATCAACCTTACTGCGGGATGGGATGGTACAGTGGACAACTTTACCTGGAGCCCTGACGGTAAGAAAGTATATTTTGTTGCAGCTGTTGACGGTACTAAACAGCTTTTCGAAGTAAACTTCCCGGGGCTCACGAAGATCGCCATTACCGTAAAGCAACTTACTGATGGATATTTTGATGTAAATAGCATTGTGGACTTTGCAGCTGATAAGGTAATCCTTGAAAGGGCCGATATGAACCATGCCACTGAAATCTTTAGCTACGACCTGAAAAAGAAAACGTGGACGCAGCTTAGCAAAGTGAATGATGCATTTTATGCTGGCATCAAACTAAGCAAAACCGAGAAAAGATATGTTACCACTACCGATGGCAAAAAGATGCTGGTGTGGGTAATTTTGCCTCCTGATTTTGACGCGAAAAAGAAATACCCTACCCTGCTGTACTGCCAGGGCGGGCCGCAATCGGCTTTGACGCAGTTTTATTCCTACCGCTGGAACTTCCAGGTAATGGCGGCACAGGGCTACATTGTGGTGGCCCCTAACCGCCGCGGTATGCCGGGGCATGGCGTGGAGTGGAACGAGGCCATCAGCAAGGACTGGGGCGGCCAGGTAATGGATGATTACCTTTCTGCTATAGATGATGTTGCCAAAGAGCCATATGTAGACAAAGCACGCCTTGGGGCTGTGGGCGCGAGCTACGGTGGGTATTCGGTGTTTTACCTTGCGGGGATACACAACAAGCGCTTTAAGACCTTTATTGCCCACGACGGTGTGTTCAACCTGCAGAGCATGTATGGCACTACCGAAGAAGTTTTCTTCACGAACTGGGACAGCGGCGGACCGTACTGGGACAAGAACAATGCTGCAGCCCAAAAGACCTATTCAAAATTCAACCCAATCGATAACGTTGCCAAATGGGATACACCGATCCTGATCTACCAGGGAGGCACCGACTACCGTGTGCCTATCGGGCAGGGACAGGAGGCGTTCCAGGCGGCACAGTTAAGGGGCATCAAGAGCCGTTTTGTGTATTTCCCGGATGAGAACCACTGGGTGTTAAAGCCGCAGAATGCATTGGTATGGCAAGGTGAATTTTTCAAATGGCTGAAGGAAACATTGTAG
- a CDS encoding aminopeptidase C, with protein MYNFSVKPFLAASLLVAGMQVGFAQDYLVNSLKNNQSANSKDSFQFTDVINIENTPVKNQGSSGTCWSYSANSFLESEMIRMGKQPVEISQVYTARNAYVEKGKNYVRMHGAITLGDGGALHDVINMYRKYGALPQNVYTGLNYGTTVNKFEEMQTMAQGVLEAAVKNPNGELSPNWIKAYTAVLDSYLGDVPQSFDYKGKKYTPQTFAKEVVGINPDDYVELSSFKEHPYYSKFVLMVPDNWSLDMVYNVKMDDLTAIIDNALKNGYTVGWAGDVSEKGFSWKNGVAYIPSKNFADMTAEEKESIFKGPQAEMEITEDMRQKAFDNYQTTDDHGMHIVGLSKDQNGKEYYIVKNSWGATNDYKGYLYMSKNFVKYKTTAILLNKGGIPKDLAKKMDIK; from the coding sequence ATGTATAATTTTTCAGTAAAACCGTTCCTGGCAGCATCGCTGCTTGTAGCGGGAATGCAGGTGGGCTTTGCTCAGGATTACCTCGTAAACTCACTTAAAAACAACCAAAGCGCCAACAGTAAAGATTCTTTCCAATTCACCGACGTGATAAATATTGAGAACACCCCGGTAAAAAACCAGGGATCATCGGGAACCTGCTGGAGCTACTCGGCCAACTCATTCCTGGAGTCGGAAATGATCCGTATGGGCAAGCAGCCTGTAGAGATTTCGCAGGTGTACACAGCACGCAACGCCTATGTTGAAAAAGGCAAGAACTATGTAAGGATGCACGGCGCCATTACCCTTGGCGACGGTGGTGCACTGCACGATGTTATCAACATGTACCGCAAATATGGCGCGCTGCCGCAAAATGTTTACACCGGGCTTAATTACGGCACTACCGTAAACAAGTTCGAAGAGATGCAAACAATGGCACAGGGCGTGCTGGAAGCTGCTGTAAAGAACCCTAACGGCGAACTTTCCCCTAACTGGATAAAAGCCTATACCGCAGTACTTGACTCTTACCTTGGCGATGTGCCGCAGAGCTTTGACTACAAAGGAAAAAAATATACGCCACAGACTTTTGCCAAAGAAGTGGTAGGCATCAACCCTGATGATTATGTGGAGCTGTCTTCATTCAAAGAGCACCCATATTATTCGAAATTTGTGCTTATGGTGCCGGACAACTGGTCGCTTGATATGGTATATAATGTAAAGATGGACGACCTTACTGCTATAATCGACAACGCGCTTAAAAATGGCTACACTGTAGGTTGGGCAGGCGATGTAAGCGAAAAAGGCTTTAGCTGGAAAAACGGCGTGGCTTACATCCCTTCAAAGAATTTTGCCGACATGACCGCAGAAGAGAAAGAGAGTATCTTTAAAGGCCCTCAGGCTGAGATGGAGATCACTGAAGATATGCGCCAGAAAGCTTTTGACAACTACCAGACTACCGACGACCACGGTATGCACATTGTAGGCCTTAGCAAAGACCAGAACGGCAAAGAATACTACATCGTTAAGAACTCATGGGGTGCGACCAACGATTACAAAGGCTACCTTTATATGAGCAAAAACTTTGTGAAGTATAAAACTACGGCTATCCTCCTGAACAAAGGCGGCATACCGAAAGACCTTGCTAAAAAAATGGATATAAAATAA